From the genome of Oscillospiraceae bacterium, one region includes:
- a CDS encoding tocopherol cyclase family protein: MSGKFSGYYFKHQKNGRTVAFIPGISDQGAFIQVITDSRSYHFEFSAAAMGKEITIGKCHFSTKGIHIDLPGIQGDIMYSDVTPIKSDIMGPFRFFPMECRHKIVSMRHKLNGSLRAENKIYDFNGGTGYIEGDSGRSFPEKYVWLQTNDFLDGSSVMLSVAEIPFLGLHFEGCICVVLNRETEYRIATYHGAKAVLCENSIILCQGDLRLTADILSYGTGFSLASPHEGKLKDIIKENNNAKVLFKLTSKGKTVCDILSENAAIECFGYPLLPRYSEQ, from the coding sequence ATGTCCGGTAAATTCAGCGGGTATTATTTCAAACATCAGAAAAACGGACGGACGGTCGCGTTTATTCCAGGCATATCGGATCAAGGCGCGTTCATACAAGTTATTACTGACAGCCGATCCTATCATTTTGAATTTTCGGCTGCTGCGATGGGAAAGGAAATAACCATCGGCAAATGCCATTTTTCCACTAAAGGTATTCATATTGATCTACCTGGGATTCAAGGCGATATTATGTATTCGGACGTAACACCTATAAAGTCAGATATCATGGGGCCGTTTCGCTTTTTCCCTATGGAGTGCAGGCATAAAATTGTAAGCATGCGTCATAAATTGAACGGTTCGCTCAGAGCTGAAAACAAGATATACGATTTTAATGGTGGAACGGGATACATCGAGGGTGACAGCGGAAGATCGTTTCCTGAAAAATACGTCTGGCTTCAGACAAACGATTTTTTAGACGGCAGCAGTGTTATGTTGTCGGTCGCGGAAATACCTTTCTTAGGCCTTCATTTTGAAGGCTGCATATGCGTTGTTTTAAACAGAGAGACAGAATACCGGATTGCTACCTATCACGGAGCAAAAGCGGTATTATGTGAAAACTCTATTATTTTATGTCAGGGCGACCTCAGGCTTACGGCAGACATTCTGTCTTATGGCACTGGATTTTCTCTTGCGTCGCCGCATGAAGGAAAATTAAAAGATATTATCAAAGAAAACAACAATGCAAAGGTACTTTTTAAGCTGACCAGTAAAGGTAAAACTGTATGCGACATTTTAAGCGAAAACGCAGCGATCGAATGTTTCGGATATCCGCTGTTGCCTAGGTATTCAGAGCAATAA
- a CDS encoding LysM domain-containing protein, translating to MPSCSAGTYPYTIQSGDSLWSIAQRFRLTVHEIASVNPRLDVNNLYIGQIICIPNRNNQPSQPISMGISKAEQTLSNHMRLLWEQHVYWTRMAILSMAFGLPDVEYVTNQLLENPKNFENALRPFYGEDIAAKFAELLTNHLAIAAELIKAAKADDSAAAADAEKRWYENADEIADFLGSINQYWSVQEWKNMLYDHLAMTKDEAVDILDQKYEDSINMFSNIEHEALAMADIMTQGIVKQFSKFFK from the coding sequence ATGCCCTCATGTTCTGCAGGAACATATCCATATACAATACAATCCGGAGATTCATTATGGTCGATTGCACAACGTTTCCGTTTAACCGTTCATGAAATCGCATCAGTAAATCCCAGACTTGATGTCAACAATCTTTATATCGGTCAGATTATCTGTATTCCCAATAGAAACAACCAGCCTTCGCAGCCAATATCCATGGGCATCAGCAAGGCGGAACAAACGCTAAGCAATCATATGCGGCTCTTATGGGAACAACATGTTTATTGGACGAGGATGGCCATACTCAGTATGGCTTTTGGATTGCCGGATGTAGAATATGTTACAAATCAACTTTTAGAGAACCCAAAGAATTTTGAAAATGCACTCAGGCCATTTTACGGGGAGGACATTGCTGCAAAATTCGCTGAGCTATTAACAAATCATCTTGCAATTGCTGCTGAGCTTATTAAAGCGGCAAAGGCAGACGATAGCGCCGCAGCTGCCGATGCCGAAAAACGATGGTATGAAAATGCGGATGAGATTGCGGACTTCCTTGGCAGCATAAATCAGTATTGGTCAGTGCAGGAATGGAAGAATATGCTGTATGACCATCTTGCGATGACAAAAGACGAAGCCGTTGATATTCTTGACCAAAAATACGAAGACAGCATAAATATGTTTTCAAATATCGAACATGAAGCACTGGCCATGGCCGATATCATGACACAAGGGATTGTGAAGCAATTTTCAAAGTTTTTCAAATAG
- a CDS encoding ferritin family protein, whose product MDDKSGFVITNRDRVLRAWENSTELVRNYQEYSHEMEDDKKLAEIFAEYAEDEALHAVKLLKLLQSYEK is encoded by the coding sequence ATGGATGATAAAAGCGGGTTTGTCATTACAAACCGGGACAGAGTGCTAAGGGCATGGGAAAATTCCACCGAACTTGTACGCAACTATCAAGAATATTCACATGAAATGGAAGATGACAAAAAATTGGCGGAGATTTTCGCCGAATATGCAGAGGATGAAGCGCTGCATGCAGTAAAGCTGCTGAAACTGCTTCAAAGCTATGAAAAATAA
- a CDS encoding EamA family transporter, which yields MSKKKVTAIVYAVLAAVLYAINMPFSKLLLAKIEPTFMASFLYSGAGIGIGIIYFLGRSRHKASEEKLTKKSCHIQSA from the coding sequence ATGAGTAAAAAGAAAGTTACAGCTATTGTATACGCTGTCTTAGCAGCCGTATTATATGCGATAAATATGCCTTTTTCCAAGCTACTGCTTGCGAAAATCGAGCCGACATTTATGGCATCATTTCTTTACTCCGGCGCGGGGATCGGAATAGGAATAATATATTTTCTGGGTAGGAGCAGGCATAAAGCCTCAGAAGAAAAACTTACAAAAAAGAGCTGCCATATACAATCGGCATGA